The genomic interval TTTTCCTCCTTATGTTTTGGACTTCCGCTCTCCTCGATAAGAAAGTCCCCTAATAGGTTCAAATGTCGCTCCCAACTCGTTTGCCGTTCAATGACCGGTTTCTCGAATTCCATTTTCATCGCTTGCAGAAGGCTTGTGAAATCTTCAACTGTTAATTCCGCTTGACCTTGCATTAGCTTGGATACATGTCTGAGCTGCTCCAATAGTTTTTGCTGTCGTTTGATCTGTTCTTTGATTTGATTGATCTGCAGGTTGACGATCTCAAGCGGACTGATCTGCCCGCCGCTTAAGGCCAGCTTAATCTCCTCGAGAGATAACCCCAGCTCCTTAAGCGATAATATCTGGTGCAAGCGTGATAAGTTCGATTCACTATATAGCCGGTGACCCGATTCCGTCTGGTCAGATGGCGATAACAAACCGATTTGATCATAAAAGCGCAGCGTTCTTACGGTCAGCCCCGTCAGGTTGGCGAGGTCCCCGACCTTCCAATGTTTCTTCATTAACCATCTCCGATCTCTGACGCTAGCTATATACCGGTAGCTCTATTGTAAAACATTACGTTACGTAAGGTGCAAGTGAAATTGTATCTCTCTCCCATTTTTTTTGCGTCGCTAATTTTGAACACAGGTTATTTTGTCTAATGGCGCAAACTCCGCCGCGGCGCTATTTTATGCAATTGTAATAAAAAAATACGCTTGGGGTTCCAAGCGCATTTTTGAGTTTTTTTAATTTTCTCCCTGCTTTAGACGAATATCGCCGCCGCTCGTTTCGCTCGATTTACCGCTGACTTTCCTGTTGGTTCAGCAAATAAAACAGATAATCGGTCGGGAACCCCGCATATCCTTGCTGCCTCAGCATCGCGGTCACATTGCCCCTATGATACGTCCCGTGGTTGACCACATGCTGCAGAATCTCAGAGAACCGCGTATTGAGACTACCGTACTTCGGATGCTCGATCGTCATCTCCTTGTCCGGGTCGGGCGTTCGCTGCAGCAAATCTCGGTACTGTTCGGCGACGCCGGCGAACAGCTGCCGTGTCTCGTCCACTGTTTTGCCTTGCGCTTGCTCCGCCCAGACCGACATCCTCGGAAAAATGTTTTCATTCGGAACTCCCGCGAGCACGCACAGATAAAGCTGTTCGAACAAGTACATATGCCCGAACGTTTGTGACACGGACGGGAAAACGCTCGTTACTTCCGCATGGAACACATCCTTCGGAAGCTGCTCTAGATGTCCGAATAAACGCTCGTTCGCCCAAACGTGATAATCATACAATTGATGCGTTTGTTTAAGCATGGGTGAATCCACCATCCTTTATTCATCGTCGTTCGGCTGCTGCAGCCTTTCCATTATCATACACCGGGCTTGCTGACAACTGTTGTCAGTGAAGTACAATCGGAATCGTCTGCATAATGTTTTGCAATTCCTATCGCTAATTCCTGAATGCGATATTTCAGATCCAGCGGCTCACGAATGCGAATGGCTGTGCCGAACGTCATCAGATACATTGGAAGGTACTTGTTCATTGTTGGGGTATCGAGCAGGAATTGCGCCTCCCGGTCGGTCCGTTCCGTCAAATAGTGGCGCATATGCCAGTGGCCGCAAACTGCGTTCAACGTGACCGGGTCCCCCTCGATGCGAATGACCGTCAACGGTCCGTCCGCTTCTCGTTCCCGCTTGGACTGGTCATGGAAATAGGCGGACGCTGAGAAGTGCTCCGGCTTTTCGAACCGCATATCGGTCGGCTCCAGCCGTGCGATACGATCCACGCGGAACGTCCGAACCGCTTGCGACCGATGACAGAACGCGACAGCGTACCATTCGTTTCGGACATAAGCCAGCCCGTAGGGATCGATGTTACGTTCGTCGGCCTGTTCCGCATTCGGTTTGCGGTAGGTGATGCGCATTGTTTGTCCGTCATCCGCCGCCTGCTCCAGGTCTCGCAACAACGGAACGACGGAAGGTGGACGCGACGGAGCAATCACATCCATGCCGCTCGTCTGACGGGTTAGATCGTGAAGCTGATCTTCGTGCAGCCCGTTCTCCACCTTCTTCAACGCGCTTTCCAGCTGTTCTGTATACGGATAGCCAGCGCCTTGCGTAAATTTAAACGCGTCTACAAGCGCCTTCAGCTCTAAGGGATTGAAGAACAATGGTGTCTCCTTGAAGCTTTCCATAATGCGAATGCCGCCGTCATGGCCCGATTCCGCGACGACCGGCACCCCGCTGGCGCATAGTGCGTCGATATACCGGTACACGGTGCGGACGCTGATCTCCAAACTGTCTGCAATCTGCGCGGCGGTGAGCTTCCTTCCGGATCGCAGCATCCACAGCATAGACAGCATGTTATCCCATTTTGCCATAGTGGCCGCCTCTTTTCCTCGGGTAATTGAACTTCATTTCACCGTCATTTATGATACGGTTCTCTGCGCTGTCTGTAACGGCAAGTTTTATTAAAAAAACGGGCGCCAAATCCGGCGCGCCCGTTAATTTATATTAGTATTCGACTCTCAAGATTCCATGTCCTGGAGTCTATTGAATGTTG from Paenibacillus sp. FSL K6-3182 carries:
- a CDS encoding MerR family transcriptional regulator; the encoded protein is MKKHWKVGDLANLTGLTVRTLRFYDQIGLLSPSDQTESGHRLYSESNLSRLHQILSLKELGLSLEEIKLALSGGQISPLEIVNLQINQIKEQIKRQQKLLEQLRHVSKLMQGQAELTVEDFTSLLQAMKMEFEKPVIERQTSWERHLNLLGDFLIEESGSPKHKEENQ
- a CDS encoding YafY family protein, whose product is MAKWDNMLSMLWMLRSGRKLTAAQIADSLEISVRTVYRYIDALCASGVPVVAESGHDGGIRIMESFKETPLFFNPLELKALVDAFKFTQGAGYPYTEQLESALKKVENGLHEDQLHDLTRQTSGMDVIAPSRPPSVVPLLRDLEQAADDGQTMRITYRKPNAEQADERNIDPYGLAYVRNEWYAVAFCHRSQAVRTFRVDRIARLEPTDMRFEKPEHFSASAYFHDQSKREREADGPLTVIRIEGDPVTLNAVCGHWHMRHYLTERTDREAQFLLDTPTMNKYLPMYLMTFGTAIRIREPLDLKYRIQELAIGIAKHYADDSDCTSLTTVVSKPGV
- a CDS encoding DinB family protein; the protein is MLKQTHQLYDYHVWANERLFGHLEQLPKDVFHAEVTSVFPSVSQTFGHMYLFEQLYLCVLAGVPNENIFPRMSVWAEQAQGKTVDETRQLFAGVAEQYRDLLQRTPDPDKEMTIEHPKYGSLNTRFSEILQHVVNHGTYHRGNVTAMLRQQGYAGFPTDYLFYLLNQQESQR